The Colletes latitarsis isolate SP2378_abdomen chromosome 1, iyColLati1, whole genome shotgun sequence genome has a segment encoding these proteins:
- the Su(tpl) gene encoding suppressor of Triplolethal codes for MAALVAGVQYGLSSHSNFHENKSLIFVKLTDSAQRAIEDFLRNRNKTSQNPTIQFLGNEGQLSFPSTQSSHGSAGFTFSLSGNQDIEGPQGGFECIQQTGPKSLESLGALPCKMRIQANDDVYETTRHRMAVAEENNKNKCTRVIKANGPDIGRKVKVKASGRPIPSPSNSRHRESTSIPTFGSQPRLSSSSYKPAVSNPPPARNQPEKKVSDVMRRPLKERLIHLLALRPYKKPELYDRINREGIKERERSAMTTILKQVAFMRDNTYYLQRYVWNDVQEDWPYYTEQEKAMLKRRKPQNLTPPGSSDGGSSGSGQSPNSTHPGSPPAITAPPPSLSAKRPGYFQGNDGLPTKKQRVSRCKKPEPSSGSSNPGENGRTAGSGGNNSNSVSGVHGGGAGGSSASGSGGGTGVVDGWDQRQHQRDRRGDYRPERTANSDVLRGGSYGSGKPCTTPTSDSEDNRTGHRDVSVAIIGTSSGSNASSNATSSHNSHSSVAHSNSLNSGRHHHAAKSTTVVSDSITIAAVDFVARSMPSAVTDGGSTGSYSGSSNGVLADRRDRSDRNDRGRGGDRDRESKKRNSGSSSNTYNDLAGTDYTGTGDSTVTTSTCSLDLPESPKSSEYPDYLTYYTTISSSEQRRRYKAEFNADYEEYRRLHAQVAKVSKRFSQLQERLKQEEASGNWEEYQEIRQQILYEYNETKRDPVHKETKRRFHYLHEKLSHIKRLVLEYDTQNCGGSMMAASGNSADGSNEMKEMDSLHY; via the exons CAACTCTCCTTTCCATCCACGCAATCCAGCCATGGATCGGCGGGCTTCACGTTCAGCCTTTCCGGCAACCAGGACATCGAGGGTCCTCAGGGTGGCTTCGAATGCATCCAGCAGACCGGCCCCAA GAGTCTGGAGAGTCTTGGCGCATTGCCGTGCAAAATGCGGATACAGGCGAACGACGACGTGTACGAGACAACCAGGCATCGAATGGCCGTCGCCGAGGAGAATAACAAGAATAAATG CACCAGGGTTATCAAGGCAAACGGGCCGGACATCGGGCGCAAGGTGAAGGTGAAAGCGTCCGGAAGGCCCATACCGTCTCCATCGAACTCGAGGCATCGGGAATCGACGAGCATTCCAACATTCGGCAGTCAGCCCAGACTGTCTTCCTCCTCTTACAAACCAGCCGTCAGTAATCCTCCGCCAGCCAGGAATCAACCGGAGAAAAAGGTCTCGGACGTCATGCGCAGGCCGTTGAA GGAGAGGCTCATACATCTCCTCGCTTTGAGGCCGTACAAAAAGCCTGAATTGTATGATCGCATAAATAGAG AGGGTATAAAGGAGCGCGAGCGTAGCGCCATGACGACGATCCTGAAGCAGGTGGCTTTCATGAGGGATAACACGTATTATTTACAAAGGTATGTTTGGAACGACGTGCAGGAAGACTGGCCTTACTACACCGAGCAGGAGAAGGCGATGCTGAAAAGAAGGAAACCTCAGAACCTTACGCCTCCTGGTTCCAGCGACGGTGGATCTAGCG GTAGCGGACAGTCGCCGAATTCCACTCATCCAGGTTCTCCTCCGGCTATCACGGCGCCGCCACCCTCTTTGAGCGCCAAACGGCCGGGCTACTTTCAAGGTAACGACGGACTGCCCACGAAGAAGCAACGGGTGTCCCGTTGCAAGAAGCCGGAGCCAAGCTCCGGCTCGTCGAACCCTGGGGAGAACGGAAGGACGGCTGGTAGTGGTGGTAATAATAGTAACAGTGTTAGTGGAGTTCACGGCGGCGGAGCCGGCGGTAGTAGTGCTAGTGGCAGTGGTGGTGGCACCGGTGTGGTTGACGGTTGGGACCAGAGGCAGCATCAGCGTGATCGCCGCGGCGATTACAGGCCCGAAAGAACAGCGAACAGTGATGTGCTACGGGGTGGCAGCTACGGGAGCGGGAAACCGTGCACGACGCCCACCAGTGACAGTGAGGACAACCGGACCGGTCACCGGGACGTCAGCGTCGCGATCATTGGGACATCGTCCGGTAGCAACGCCAGCAGCAACGCGACCAGCAGCCATAATTCTCATAGTAGTGTAGCCCATAGTAATTCGTTGAACAGCGGTCGTCATCATCACGCCGCCAAGTCCACGACGGTCGTTTCTGATAGTATTACCATCGCGGCCGTGGATTTCGTGGCCCGGTCGATGCCCAGTGCCGTGACTGACGGTGGTAGTACGGGTAGTTACAGTGGTAGTTCGAACGGCGTGCTAGCCGACAGGAGAGACAGGAGCGACAGGAACGACAGGGGTCGCGGAGGCGACAGGGACCGGGAGTCGAAGAAAAGGAACAGCGGTTCCAGCAGCAACACCTACAACGACCTGGCTGGCACCGATTACACCGGTACCGGGGACAGCACCGTCACCACCTCCACCTGCAGCCTCGACTTACCGGAGAGTCCCAAATCATCGGAGTATCCGGACTACCTCAC GTACTACACGACAATAAGCAGCTCAGAACAGAGAAGACGTTACAAGGCGGAATTCAACGCGGACTACGAAGAATATCGAAGGTTGCATGCTCAAGTGGCGAAGGTTTCTAAACGGTTTTCGCAGCTTCAGGAACGATTGAAACAAGAAGAGGCCTCTGGAAACTGGGAGGAATATCAG GAAATAAGGCAACAAATTCTGTACGAGTATAACGAAACCAAACGGGATCCCGTGCACAAAGAGACGAAACGTCGGTTTCACTATCTGCACGAGAAGTTGAGTCACATCAAACGACTGGTCCTCGAGTACGACACGCAGAATTGTGGCGGCAGCATGATGGCGGCGTCCGGGAACAGCGCCGACGGTAGCAACGAAATGAAGGAGATGGACAGTTTGCACTACTGA